In a genomic window of Anoplopoma fimbria isolate UVic2021 breed Golden Eagle Sablefish chromosome 6, Afim_UVic_2022, whole genome shotgun sequence:
- the LOC129092766 gene encoding sodium- and chloride-dependent betaine transporter-like produces MDTRVTKREQWTNKREYILAAAGNVVGLGNVWRFPYLCYKNGGGVFLLPYCFFAVLCGVPLFLMETVIGQYTQEGAISCWTKLCPLAQGAGYSNIMIQLYSRTYTIVLAWALLYLFYCFRDPLPWTTCNNPWNTDECVDLTSANWTAIHSGNLTVNWTSGNLPKSSVSEFWNRGLLSMSDGIEEVGTVKWELLLCLLACWVACYFCIWKGIRFTGKVVYFTAVFPYVMLTILLVRGLTLPGAWKGVVYYLYPDPSRLADFQVWMEACAQVLFSYGVASGTLITLGSYNKVNNHCYKDSLWLCLLNSATSFISGFAVFSALGFMADTQGIPIDMVVESGPGLAFIVFPQAVAMMPLPQLWAACFFIMLILLGLDTIFAGLETITSSVIDLFPGQMRRPWRREIFLFFFCTISFIIQISLTTQGGMYLFELVDYYGANGISILFVSVVQCVAVGWAFGAERMCDAVEVMTGQRPWVFFKLCWRYFTPLICTVCFVFFILDLKTLETSGGSVYPDWAYSLGWAMALSTMVAVPICAVGKICLTEGTLRQRLMALWRPVSDPLGPETNIEHVLNETEIQPML; encoded by the exons ATGGACACCAGAGTGACAAAGAGGGAACAGTGGACGAATAAAAGAGAATATATCCTGGCAGCAGCAGGCAACGTGGTGGGCCTGGGCAATGTGTGGAGATTCCCCTACCTGTGTTATAAGAATGGAGGAG GTGTCTTCCTGTTGCCTTACTGTTTCTTTGCTGTGCTGTGTGGAGTGCCACTTTTCCTGATGGAGACTGTGATTGGTCAGTACACACAGGAGGGCGCCATCTCCTGCTGGACCAAGCTCTGCCCGCTGGCACAGG GGGCCGGCTATTCCAACATCATGATCCAGCTTTATTCCAGGACCTACACCATCGTCTTGGCCTGGGccctcctctacctcttctATTGTTTCAGAGACCCTCTGCCCTGGACCACCTGCAACAATCCATGGAACACAG ATGAATGTGTGGATCTCACCTCTGCAAACTGGACTGCAATACACAGTGGCAATCTGACAGTAAATTGGACATCTGGAAATCTCCCCAAGTCATCGGTCTCTGAGTTCTGGAA TAGAGGATTGCTCTCCATGTCTGATGGAATAGAGGAGGTTGGCACAGTAAAgtgggagctgctgctgtgtctcCTGGCCTGCTGGGTGGCCTGCTACTTCTGCATCTGGAAAGGGATCCGTTTCACTGGAAAG GTGGTGTATTTCACGGCGGTATTCCCCTATGTGATGCTGACCATCCTGCTGGTCAGGGGGTTGACGCTGCCGGGAGCCTGGAAGGGCGTGGTCTACTACCTGTATCCAGATCCTTCTCGCCTGGCAGACTTTCAG GTGTGGATGGAGGCTTGCGCTCAGGTCCTCTTCTCCTATGGTGTTGCATCAGGAACCCTGATCACACTGGGCAGCTACAACAAAGTCAACAACCACTGTTACAA GGACagtctgtggttgtgtttgctCAATAGTGCCACCAGTTTCATCTCCGGCTTTGCGGTCTTCTCGGCTCTGGGCTTCATGGCCGACACACAGGGAATTCCCATTGACATGGTGGTTGAATCAG GTCCCGGGCTCGCGTTCATCGTATTTCCTCAGGCTGTTGCCATGATGCCCCTCCCCCAGCTGTGGGCCGCCTGCTTCTTCATTATGCTCATTCTGTTGGGACTGGACACAATT ttTGCAGGTCTGGAAACAATCACGTCGTCAGTGATTGACCTATTCCCGGGACAGATGCGCAGACCCTGGCGCAGAGaaatcttcctcttcttcttctgcaccaTCAGCTTCATCATACAGATCTCTCTCACCACTCAG GGAGGAATGTACCTCTTCGAGCTGGTTGATTACTATGGTGCCAATGGAATAAGCATCTTATTTGTGTCTGTGGTCCAGTGTGTGGCTGTTGGCTGGGCTTTTG GGGCTGAGCGGATGTGTGACGCAGTTGAAGTCATGACAGGACAACGACCGTGGGTTTTCTTCAAACTGTGCTGGCGCTACTTCACCCCTCTGATCTGCACG GTTTGCTTCGTCTTCTTCATCCTGGACCTCAAGACACTGGAAACCAGCGGGGGCTCTGTGTACCCGGACTGGGCTTACTCTCTGGGCTGGGCCATGGCCCTCTCCACTATGGTTGCAGTACCCATCTGTGCTGTGGGCAAGATCTGCCTCACAGAGGGAACCCTAAGACAG CGTCTGATGGCCCTGTGGCGTCCGGTCAGTGATCCTCTTGGTCCCGAGACAAACATAGAACACGTCCTGAATGAAACTGAGATACAACCGATGTTATGA